The region atttgattcattttgatcattgtgttttgatatttcatttgaattctccttttattcatttcatcttcatctcacttcttcttttattttggccaatgagttaatgatttgtggttggtcttgacatatgagaggcttaaccttctttgatccaaatcaaactcaacttgatcaaagatcaagtgagttgctttgtgtccaagataggttgcttcttggtcaagcaaaaaacctaaagtccatacaaggcctttcttcttttcttttggcatggcaagttgtaggagcttggcttactagtcatgatctctaacttgtgtttatttgcctataattttattgaccgatctcagataggtgtgactactacattagtccacttacgattgcttaacatagcgctaaattttcttatgacacactaacattaacaactaactactaactttaatttgagcatttaatttcttgcaatttactttaatacaatttactttcttgctcatttattcatattgcttttccctttgctcacttgagcacatattttatgtttatgtcattttcctttttctcatttgagctcattattgtatataaatatattgttgctttgtgtttgttttgtctttgtttgtgtgaacccaatgcaaaaaggagaaaggacttagaattaggatcttacctatgcttaaaggagttcaagagcaactaggtctcatgcctttagaatgctaaacttgttgaagagcaactaggcctcatgcctttagaatgctaaacttgttgaagagcaactaggcctcatgcctttagaatgctaaatcttaaagttgacttcaaaggacccctaatctaaacttattctttgtccattcctcttattgtgttgtgaactttttgatgtttgttcttgtgtgatagggattccatcttgagatagtaagaaggaccattgtcatgaatagccaagttaagagagacaagtcaaatggagatcctaggagcttgaatataatatttgtttgattgcttgagtgattgctaagtccaaaggaaaggagcatcttgaatcatctttatgatctcaagaaaaggaactccaatggttttatctcttctcttgtctttgcatgtttaggactgacccttctcttcttctctccactctaacccaggccaaactcattttgtgcaaactttgacttttgtttcaaattagaaacctaggccttatgcctttgatttttcaaactcttttctccaatactcattatgaataaatgctaattcaactttgacctcactttgtaaatacttctaacttataaatacaactcacttcaagtgatttttgtggttccgatggccacctttgttaaaaccttttttcataaacattagccataggtttgagttatcatagtggttgatgtaaacctcacctcatccttagtgattggactataagtcttccatacttattatagggtggatcgCTCACTAGTATattgaagctctcctcacatggtggattgttggtttaggttgagttttctccctttgataacaaaagaccttaaggattttgacaaatcaattcaccaatcttttgatatttctaccccgaactacgaggcttttatcctacctttgtgatggtacgtaggcaatggatttatccattcaaacaacaaattataaatatgtatattcttttctcatctccccaatcttgtttgcacaaatattttcacaaataccaacctacaatacacatttgcaaaaagggctcctttagagtactaaggatgttttgggtgcttaaaaccttcccatttcataaccaacccccttacctatatctctaacatttttattagtttttgatttgacaaaacttcttacttggcttttgttcgctttttagcctttcctttggacaaataaaagtgcggtggtgactcgaattgtatgcttacttttggtttagtcaataaaccataaggtaacgaataccccgctacactaaGGAGGACAATATTGTACCAGATGCCCAAGACAACGTGTACAACTGGTTTATGACATATAACAGATCAAGGGGAAAAAATTTAGACACGATGTGTGAGACATTGTATAccaaaaactaaaaaaaaattacacaaaCAAGTTATAATAGATTAACTTATACAAGATGATAAAGCAAAAAATCAATAAAGAACATGAGTgaattgttaacccagttcggtgaaaCCATACCTACGTCTGGGGGGTACTCTACCcaagaaaggaaatccactatctTGAATTATCACAATTAGTCTTATAGGAACATCAACCTCGTTATGTTCAATGCCTCTTCCTAATCCtaatgactttctatttaggactccccctaaatatcagaacccctctcactttctctcaatcacttATCCCAAATGATCAACTTCAATAACAACAATATTGAATATTGAATTTACAACTCAACTGAGACAAACCAACAACTATGTCAAGTGACTGAAGAAATAGTGTGATGTACACTTAACATAAATAGTTTATTTTCAAGCTTATAAAATTAGTATCTTGGAACAAAgttttacaactcaactaacaaACCAAACTCTATGCCTTAAGATATGAATGAAGGTGCTAGAGTGGTGTAAAAAAATACCACAAACAAAGATTCAAAAGATAAACACTAACACAAGTAATCTTCAAAACATGCGCACCTCAAACGCGAGGTTTGATTCTCATTAAATAGAAATGCAATTCTGGGGTTTTCTCCTTTGTATATCTGATTTGATTTCGTCCAGTTGAATCTGATGGATTTGATTTGCTCCAAAAAAGTCTCCATCAAAatatatgatttgtttttaattcaaattcaaatttaaatctccattTAAATTGATATTATATTCAACAGCTATCAAACGAATCACACAAATGCATTTCTAAAATATAGCAACAGATCTGATTGAATCTCAACCAGAATTTCGCTCCAAAAATGCAACAACATTGGGCTGCTGAACTAGGGTAAGATGTTTGGTACATGCTGGAACATCGTAATCCATATGTGTCTATTCTTCACCAAAATTTCAACAACATTGGTATGTTGACAAAGACCAGATATTACAGCACACATGTTGGAACATCGTGTTCTACATGTGGCCCTTTTGCACCAGAACCAACTTGAACATACTCCATCTTGTTTTTCATAATGCAACCAATCCAACAAGAACAACAAACAGTATCAAGGGATTGGCTATGGGGATACATATTCTCCCTTAGACCTTATCAAAGTGAGTCAACTCCTTTTGGAATTTGCATACAACCTGGATTTTAAATTGTATCAGATGGACGTTAAGTCCACCTTCCTTAATGACtttataaacaaataaatgcaCGTCTCTTAACCACCATATTTTTTAGAACCATGAGAATCCCGACTTTGTTTTCAAACTAAAACGACCACTCTATGGTATCTAGCAAGTTCTTAAAGGTTAGTACAAACGCCTTAGTGGGTTCTTAATTGAGAAATGATTCACTCGTGGTACTGTTGACACTACTCTAATTTTATAAAACGTAGGGAGTCACATATTTTTTTAGGGTTCAGATATATGTTGAAATATTATTTTTAGATCTTTTAATGAAGAAATGTGTAGAGAATTTTCTAATGCCATGCATAGAGAGCTTGAAATGTCTCTCATGGGATAACTAAACAACTTCTTAGGTTTGCAGATCAAGAAAATGGATAATGGAACTTTCATAAGGAAGATAAAATATTGGTTAGAGGTACTAAAGAAATATAACATGAAGAACTCAAATACAATATCAACCCTTATGACATGAAACATGTTGATTGATAAAGAAGAAAATCGAGTTGAAATGGAGATCATAAAACATCTATGTATAATAAATCTCGTATTTATTTAACAACAAGCGGACTTGATATTATGTTTAATTTGTGCATGTGCACTCGATTTCAAGTGTCACCTAGGGAATCCCACTTTAAGATCATAAAAAGAATTTTGAGATATCTTAATGAAACCTTGCATCATAGTATTTATTTTCCCAAAAGTAGTGAGTGTAGTTTAGTAGGTTTTTCTGACTCTGATTTTGCAGGATACAAATCATATAGGAAAAACACTAGTGGTGCATGTCATATATTTTGAAACTATTAGGTTTCTTGGAACAATAAGAAATAACATAGTATTGCTCTTTCTACCACTGAGGTCAAATATGTATTCACTGATAATTGTTGTGCATAAGTCTTATGGCTAAACCAACAATTACTCAATTGCAATTTAAAAATTGGTTACGATCCAATTAAGTGCGATAACACTAGCTATATAAGCCCAACTAAGAATCTGATTCTACATTCACGCACCAAACATATTAAGATTAGACACCATTTCCATAGGGGTCGTGTCGAAAAAATGGATGTCATTTTTTAATATGTGAACACTAAAAATCACCTTACTAATATTTTTACCAAACCATTGTCGGAAAACTCTTTTATGAAATCCGTAGGAAATTAGGGATCCTTGACCCATCTTATTTTGAATAAATATTGATTCTATTTATTATTTcaattttaatatatatttaatttttcaCTTATGATTTCTTATGTAGCAAGTTAATTCTTACCAAGGTTATTTGTATGATCTCTCAGAACCCTATCTTATCTCTATTTGATCCTTTATCTGTTCTATCTTATATGTGATGATATATGTATATAATACACGACTTATTCATCCCATTTTTACAATGTTTGACTCAGTATTCGTGCATTTAGGATCTTGTTAAACATAACTTTTGTTTATGTGCACGTTGACATTGTTTTTGCTCATGTATTATTTATCCCTCTTCCGTGTAGTTTATGTGTGTTGTATTCATTTTGTTTTGTTGTTGAGTATTATCACGTCGTTTCTATGCATTTTTGTTGTATATGGCATGTCTAATAGCGTATTCATCTATAATATAATCATCTAATTTTTTGTATACCTTTCTTTAGGTAATATTTAATGTAATTTTCTTTggattattattttttgtttgcGGGATGTATGAGCTTAAACTCCATTTCTATGTAACTTTTTTGATGTTTTCAAATACGGAGAAGTTGTAATTAGTCTAATGTATATATTTAGGTCATTTTATGCAAATTTGATATGATGCATTATTTCAGTGGGAGCACAAAGGAAAATATTGATCACACATTACTTAATGTTCAAGTTAACTCAATTCCAATGCAAGTTGCAAAAGATTAAAAAGGGGAAGACTGAAGTTTCTATTCCCTTTAGGGATTTGATTTTGCTGCTTGTCTAGATTTCTATATCATCGTTTATAGCTTTTTGTTTTTGAGTATCCTCTATGTTAGCTTTGCGTATATCTTTGAGTTTGAGTGCAATGTATTAAATGGTGTTTTGTATTAAATTGTGTTTTGCCTGCATTAAAATAGTTCCTATGATAAAATGTTGTTGCAAGTGGTTCAATTCAAATTAGTCAATTATTTGGGTAAAGAAACACATGAATGAATGATTCATATCATACTAGCTTTATATTCAATCTTGCACttcaaattttttaaaatttcaatttttgaAGTATCATTCAAATCAATGTTATGCATGATTCAATTAACAAATTGAATGTGAAAAAAGATTTTGCCACTGCTAGTGTGATTCAAATCACAAGCTTCATTGTCTCGAATTAGAAACAAGCTTGATTCAAATCAAGCTAAAGGCTAACTCAAATCAAAAATACATTTCAAAATTAAGATTTCAGTTTTATCAGTAAGATTTGAATCAAAAATTTCCTTGACTCGAATCATGATTCGAATTAAAATGTCAAAATTCTGGGTTTTAAgttcttgattcaaatcaaaatGTCAAAATTCTGGGTTTTAAGTTCTTGATTCGAATCATTTCGTCATTCAGATTGAATCATACTTATTGCACTTGACTCAAATCAAATGAGTATTTTTGCTCACTTTCAGTGCTCTACCTAAAGCACATATATAAATCATCTTGTGTCATTTTTCAATAAAAGAGATATGAGACAACATCAAAACTTTGAGAGATTTCAAAATTGAGTGTTTAGCTTTCAACCTCTAGCAAGATACCATGAATTAATTCCTTCTCAATTATTAGAAAAGTGAGATTTATCATAGAGAAGGGTCTTTTATCATTGATGTTTGTGAAGTTCTTGAAGTGCAGGTCAAGATTAAGATTGTGTGGTGTTGTTGGGAATTGAGATTAAGAGCAAGAGGAAAATGAATTTTTCTCCATTGAAGACTTTGGTAATGCCAAAGAAGGTAGCTATGAAACGAATTTAGATGTTTTTGTCTCGTTAGATTGAAGCAAGAGTTCAGAAAAATGACCGGTAGGATCAAATAAAGATTTTTGTGGAACGGATTCTTGGAGATGATCTTAGATATGATAGAAGTATGATTAAGAATGAGTGACGGTCTTGGAGATTTCAATTGCATGGGTTGTTTACAACAAAAGAAGTAAATATTTAGATTGAATCTgttaattttgtttttaattttagCATTTGGTTCATTGATTGTATAAAATACACATTGTATAATTTTAAAAATAGTGGAAGACTGCGATTTTTTAATGGTTTACCATTGAAGAATGGATTAGGTGCAAAGCGATGATGAATTCGCTGAAGCAAGTGCAATCTTCTCTTTCCTTATCTCCTTTTAAGTTTTCGTATATAATTGCatgtttaattttattttatttacaaTTTTCTTAAAAATCGCATGTTGTTAAGTTTATTTTCTTCGTAGCGATTTGTTGTGTAAAGTGTAGGTATGATAATGATTAAGTCATTTAGATTATCTCTATTGTgattaaagttgtttgtaattgTAATATTAGATTGGTTCAATTGATGAATAAATTTTATTGAGACATCACATTTAAATTGTATTTTAAATTGATCAATTCATTGATTGAATAGATTTTTCATAATTCCATATTTCATTCTATTGTTCATACAAAGAGTAATCCTTGATATCAATTTAGCTCATACACGATAATTTTTCTACCCGTTTTTGAAAAACTCTAATTTTGGAGAAAACcttttttaaaacaaatttttGAAAAAGAGGTCTATTCAGCTTCCCATACTAGACATTTATCGCCCATATTCTCCTCCAGGATCTTGATTGTAGATCCCTTGTCTGAGCCCTTAGTCCATCTAAAGCCATAAACTCCCAACTTCAATCCACAATTACCTTCACTTGACACTACCAAAGTTTTCAATGAAAAAGAAATTGTTTCTTTTTTATCCTATTGGATTGTTAATTCCAACAATACCGTAAATAAGAATCTTGATTTGTAACTCAAACTTCACAAACATTAAAAATTGAGAAGGCAACCAAATCATGAAAATCTAGTTAAATAGAGATTGAAAATGAATTCAAATATAATGGAAAATTATGGCCGGTATACTTTGAAAACTAAAAAGTCAGTTTTAATAACTTTCAAAGTTAATTTGGGACAGAGGAAATATTACAGTAGATTTTAATTTAACTTTATAAATATTCTTCAATGTTTGTAATTATATTATAATAACTTTCTTAACCTCAAAGTATTTTCTAACTCGTGACAAAAAAGGATGGagattttcattttattttggtCACAACTATCAAAATATGCCAAATTAATCTAAAATAgtaaaatataatttaaaattCATTAAATTGTTAATGTATCCTTGGAAACGTCAAAATTAAAcctaaaattttaaaatttattataaCATGATTTGTTTTTCTCGGTTTGGTGTATGAAATTAATTCGAATTACCTTAAGAaagaaaatgattttaattttcaatCTCAAACTTATTGTTGAAGACAATTctatattaatatttataaatataaaatattttataattaattaaCTTTTATTATCGTAGAATTACACACTGAACCAAAACCCAAGAGACAAACAAATATACCCtaaattcaaattcaatttcGAGAATGTCCAGAATATACTCTTATACTAATTTctttaatattatttttaaaaaaaacttgTATTTTGTAACTTTTATTATTAAACTTACAATACGTGTAATGTTGATTGAATTTTAAATGTATCATAATAACTGATGTTAAGAACTTTGAAACTAATTAaatctattttatttttattttaggaaACAAATCTAAATATAACAAAGTAAGAAAAAATAATAACACtaatggaaaaataattaaagGTATTAATTTgtaatacatatatatatatatcttctTTATTCAACAGGATTGAATTAAATTTAgctttaaaataaaaaaataattgTTCTCTTGTTTTAAGTGGTTGGTTTTGTTTGTTAAAAGAGCATAAGAAAAAAAGTACTAGTGTTGGAGTATATAACCTTACTCTCTGACCCTATTGTGTGTGTTAGAGTGAAATAAATACTAATACTCCTATCATAACAACTTGAGAGtgtttctgtttgtttttgtttttgtttttgtgttttGTGTTCAGAATCAGAATCCGACACAATTTTGTGTAACCTCTCTCTTGTTGTCTTCAACAACTTCCTAAGCTTCTTGTTTCCGACATTGATTTTGAGGTAAAACACCTCGACTCAGACACCCAAACTTTCTTCAATTTCGATTCTCTTTCTCTCTCTacattgtcttcttcttcttcttcattttctgcATTGCTTGATAGAGAGAGAAACATCAATTTGTTGTCTTGTGTTTGGTTTGATCATCAAAGCAGTTATGTCTCTTTCTGTTTGAGTAAACACATCAAAATTCAACACAGGCAAACCCGTATTCTAAGgcttgttttgtttttttagAATTGTACTTTCTCtcatattttttttcaatttcaAAAGAGGTATTAGTTTGGTTCTCTTGTTGTTAATTCAGAAACAAAAGCTATATGAAGTTGTACCGACAATGAGAGATGACAACTTGAAGAAAAGCAAGGTTTGTAATGTTGTTATAAATGACATCAAATTCATTTGcatttgcttttgtttttgtGTTGTGTGTTATGTTCTGTTTTGTTCTGACATTGCTTactatgttgttgttgttgttgttgtgctTGTTGAAGCTTTCATGGCCGAAAACTCTGGTCAAGAAATGGTTCAACATTAAGAGTAAAGCTGAAGACTTTCAAGCTGATGATGTTCTTTATGGAGGTGATTACTATTAGTTCCTCCATTTTCTCTATGAATTAACCAATTAAAGCCTATTGGATTTTGAATCTgagttttggttcaaattcaaaACAAAACCAGTTTATATTGGAATTTGATTTCTCTTTGTTCAACAAGTCTTCATCTCGAAACCCAAGATCCACAtcttgttcttgttgttgttgtttcaATTCTAGCTTTACTTTTCTTTTTACCAATTTTATGTTTTGTGTAGTTTGATGAATTCAACAGTGGAAAAACCACAGCTTTATTCACTTTATGGTTTATCTTTTTCAGGTGTTGATGAAGAGTGGAGGAACAACTACTGTTCAAAGAGGGAAGAATGCACTATCAAGAAAAGCAAAACAGGTTCAGTTTTCATACACACTTTGCTCTTTCTTAGGACCACACCATTCTTAAACCCCACTCTCATAAAGAGAAAATTTAATTTTGTGACCACTAATCATATACTGTTTCATAaatctttttttttcttccaGTTTTCTGTTGTTGGAAAATGAATTTATAAGTTTTAAATATACAGAAAGAACAAAGAGACGGCATTCAGAAAGATCACGGCGATGTAAGGGAGATCACGATGCAGCTCATGTTACCGATGTGAATAACTATAGGTATGCATGATTCATTTCGCATGGTTGTTATGAAATTTCGATTAATTTGTTATTCTATTATTGAGTTTTTTTTCTTCTGTATGCAGAATATTTGTTGCAACTTGGAATGTAGCCGGGAGATCTCCTCCGAGTTATTTGAATCTTGAAGATTGGCTTCATACTTCTCCTCCCGCCGATATATATGTTCTTGGGTAAGTTTCCGGTTATGTACTTTGCAATGTGTGTGTAATAATGGTTGTAATCTGAAATTGTTTGCGTTGCATTTCGCTCAGGTTTCAAGAAATTGTACCTCTCAATGCTGGAAATGTTTTAGGGACAGAAGACAACGGTCCGGCTAGAAAATGGCTAGCTCTAATTCGGAAGACACTTAACAGTCTTCCCGGAACAAGTGGTGAATGTCACACTAATTCACCGCTGCCTGATCCTGTTGTAGAGTTAGATTCTGATTTTGAAGGATCTACGAGGCAGAAGGAAACCTCTTTCTTCCATCGCAGGTCGTTCCAATCATCGAGCCGTAGTATGAGAATGGACAATGACATGTTAGTACCCCAAGCGTGCCTTGATCGCCGTTTCAGCGTCTGTGATAGAATGATATTTGGTCATAGTACAGGTGACTATGAGCCCAATTATAGATGGGGTTCCTCGGACGAAGAAAACGGGGAATCTCCGGTTGTAGCACAATATTCACCAATGTCGTATAGAGGGTATGCCTCTACGGAGGATAGAGATAGACAGACTGAGAGCTCGAGATATTGTTTGGTTGCTAGTAAACAAATGGTTGGTATATTTCTAACTGTTTGGGTGAAAAGCAATATAAGAGACGATGTTCGCAACATGAAAGTGTCTTGCGTTGGCAGAGGGTTAATGGGATATCTTGGAAACAAGGTAAGCTTTATCAAATTCTTTTCTGAACATAGTTCGTAACAAACTCCGAGGAGGAGACGATCTCATTCGTTCTCTTGCGCTTTTCAGGGTTCGATATCAATTAGCATGTCTTTGCACAAAACAAGCTTTTGCTTCATATGTAGTCATTTGACTTCGGGACAAAAGGAGGGTGACGAGCTAAGAAGAAATTCAGATGTAATGGAGATTCTCAGAAAGACAAGGTTTCCCCGAGTTAATGGAATCGGCGACGAGAGTTCTCCTCAGACTATTCTCGATCACGAGTAAGCCTTTCATCCCTTTCTTAAAATTTTACCATTCCTCTAATGCTTGGAGATTTCGAAACTAAATATTGTTCTTGGTTTTGATTGGTCTAGTCGAATAATTTGGCTCGGGGATTTAAACTATCGAATCGCCCTTACTTACCGCGCAGCAAAAGCTCTTGTTGAGATGCATAATTGGAAGGTATTGCTAGAGAATGACCAGGTATGATAATTTATACTCTTACAATACGCTATAGCTTCGCTTCGTCTCGTCTCAAAGTATCTGTAATATCAGCTATTGTTTTTTCTTTCAGCTGCATATAGAGCGGGAACAAGGTCGCGTCTTTGAAGAATGGAGTGAAGGGCAAATATACTTTCCCCCGACATACAAATATTCAAACAATTCGGACCGATACGCAGGCGACGAAAGACAATCAAAACAAAAGAGAAGAACGCCAGCATGGTACGAATACTATTATCCAAAGAAACGTTCttggtcattattttaaaactaTAGCATTGTTTACGTAAATCTCATTCAAAAAACTTTGCGGATGAAGGTGTGATCGGATCTTATGGCACGGAAGAGGTCTTCACCAATTATCTTATGTTCGCGGGGAGTCAAGATTCTCCGATCATAGACCAGTCTGCAGCGTGTTCTTAGCAGAAGTCGAGTCTCTTAGCCGTAACCGAATCAAAAAATGCTCTAGTTGCACCAGTTCGAGGATCGAAGTAGAAGAGTTGTTGCCTCATTCACACGCCTACAATTACATCGATCTGCCTTTCTATTGATAAACATTACAATATTTTTTCTCTCATACCAACTCGATTAATCAAACATATCAATGTACAAACAAACTCTAA is a window of Lathyrus oleraceus cultivar Zhongwan6 chromosome 6, CAAS_Psat_ZW6_1.0, whole genome shotgun sequence DNA encoding:
- the LOC127096589 gene encoding type I inositol polyphosphate 5-phosphatase 4, giving the protein MRDDNLKKSKLSWPKTLVKKWFNIKSKAEDFQADDVLYGGVDEEWRNNYCSKREECTIKKSKTERTKRRHSERSRRCKGDHDAAHVTDVNNYRIFVATWNVAGRSPPSYLNLEDWLHTSPPADIYVLGFQEIVPLNAGNVLGTEDNGPARKWLALIRKTLNSLPGTSGECHTNSPLPDPVVELDSDFEGSTRQKETSFFHRRSFQSSSRSMRMDNDMLVPQACLDRRFSVCDRMIFGHSTGDYEPNYRWGSSDEENGESPVVAQYSPMSYRGYASTEDRDRQTESSRYCLVASKQMVGIFLTVWVKSNIRDDVRNMKVSCVGRGLMGYLGNKGSISISMSLHKTSFCFICSHLTSGQKEGDELRRNSDVMEILRKTRFPRVNGIGDESSPQTILDHDRIIWLGDLNYRIALTYRAAKALVEMHNWKVLLENDQLHIEREQGRVFEEWSEGQIYFPPTYKYSNNSDRYAGDERQSKQKRRTPAWCDRILWHGRGLHQLSYVRGESRFSDHRPVCSVFLAEVESLSRNRIKKCSSCTSSRIEVEELLPHSHAYNYIDLPFY